The following proteins come from a genomic window of Acidobacteriota bacterium:
- a CDS encoding response regulator, which translates to MTAITRPLDIIAVAAFSEEVRSSVPRVLAALDVAEREGAPSPAAHEAFRLIHALKGAASMVGLAALGHVLNQAEEMLDVPVNEGRAVPEPVLALLRVTVPKCPAYVEAACRGECASDVALELSKAYRDFAGCNPEEPDAMLLDLIELDRRGLEQHAPAAAPAPPPRGDDDLDLDLVPAEPVPQELAEVFAQEAQENLQAIARLTAHICSTPDDRDALQELRRAVHTIKGAAGIVGYKAASRLAHRMEDLLDRLYDGTAAATPEAMRLITSSSDALDDLIASPPDDPATLREILVRLLAEYDRTVGWTGTAPAVATTAGQAPGAIAGSAAPAAPAVAAEPREPERRTRPDRRRNAEDRRRGGSQVVRVPFERLGELVRSVSELVINRSSFDQHYAGLVEQVDELKLSTARLRRLALKLETDYEVRALAGNVAASAGPGGHGFDELEFDRYTDFHLLSREMTETASDIGTISTRLSETIGNFDGDLTRLGRLTREVQDKVMEFRMVPLVTLAARLERAVRVTAEECGKAADLVLEGENVALDKTLLEEMSDPLLHLLRNAVDHGIETPAERLAAGKPARGRIAVRASHEGTDVLIEVQDDGAGLDLERIRRTAVERGYASEADAGTLSEEELIALVFEPGFSTARRLSEVSGRGVGLDIVKAKVTRLGGRLSIASRPNAGATLTVRVPMTLAITRILLVRTGGQTVGLPLGAVLQIARPDAPAITSVGTERVVEVDGRTYPLRDLSSLLDLPRAAETSVNRPVLIANLGGRRMALVVDEIVQSRDAVVKTLGTHLRRVTGVWGATLLGDGTVILILNPTDLAGTADQPRVRPAAPRAAAIELQSYTVMVVDDSLSMRHVLSNALKKAGWNPVQARDGVEALELIHRASDPPDLILLDIEMPRMDGYEFLATIRAQSQYRSVPIVMLTSRGGDKHREKAMGLGATGYIVKPFQEEALIQQAGDLIKASRAAQRKAS; encoded by the coding sequence ATGACGGCGATCACCAGACCGCTCGACATCATCGCGGTCGCGGCATTCTCCGAGGAAGTGCGCTCGAGCGTGCCGCGCGTGCTCGCGGCGCTCGACGTGGCGGAACGGGAAGGCGCGCCGAGTCCCGCGGCGCACGAGGCGTTCCGCCTGATCCACGCGCTCAAGGGCGCGGCATCGATGGTCGGACTGGCCGCCCTCGGCCACGTGCTGAACCAGGCGGAGGAGATGCTCGACGTGCCGGTCAACGAAGGGCGCGCCGTGCCGGAGCCCGTCCTGGCGCTGCTGCGAGTGACGGTGCCGAAGTGTCCCGCGTACGTCGAGGCCGCGTGCCGCGGCGAGTGCGCCAGCGACGTCGCGCTCGAGCTGTCGAAGGCGTACAGGGATTTCGCCGGCTGCAATCCGGAGGAGCCGGACGCGATGCTGCTCGATCTCATCGAGCTGGATCGCCGCGGGCTCGAGCAGCACGCGCCCGCCGCGGCGCCGGCGCCGCCTCCCAGGGGCGATGACGACCTGGACCTGGACCTGGTTCCCGCCGAACCCGTCCCACAGGAGCTCGCCGAGGTATTCGCGCAGGAGGCCCAGGAGAATCTGCAGGCCATCGCGCGCCTGACGGCGCACATCTGCTCGACGCCCGACGATCGGGACGCGCTGCAGGAACTGCGTCGCGCGGTTCATACCATCAAAGGGGCGGCGGGCATCGTGGGCTACAAGGCCGCCTCGCGGCTGGCCCACCGGATGGAGGACCTGCTCGATCGCCTGTACGACGGCACCGCCGCCGCCACTCCAGAGGCGATGCGGCTCATCACCAGTTCCTCCGACGCGCTGGACGATCTCATTGCCTCGCCTCCCGACGATCCCGCGACGCTTCGCGAGATCCTCGTTCGCCTCCTCGCCGAGTACGACCGCACCGTCGGCTGGACGGGCACGGCGCCGGCCGTCGCGACAACCGCCGGCCAGGCGCCCGGCGCGATCGCTGGCAGCGCCGCGCCGGCAGCACCCGCTGTCGCTGCGGAACCCCGCGAGCCCGAGCGCCGTACACGGCCGGATCGCCGCCGCAACGCGGAGGACCGGCGTCGGGGCGGCTCGCAGGTGGTACGCGTGCCGTTCGAACGCCTCGGCGAACTCGTGCGGTCGGTCAGCGAGCTCGTCATCAACCGGTCCTCGTTCGACCAGCACTACGCCGGCCTCGTCGAGCAGGTGGACGAGTTGAAGCTGAGCACCGCGCGCCTGCGCCGCCTCGCGCTCAAGCTCGAGACCGATTACGAAGTGCGCGCGCTGGCGGGCAACGTCGCGGCCTCGGCCGGGCCGGGGGGCCATGGCTTCGACGAACTGGAGTTCGATCGGTACACCGACTTTCACCTGCTGTCGCGGGAGATGACCGAAACGGCGAGCGACATCGGCACGATCAGCACCCGCCTCTCCGAGACGATCGGCAACTTCGACGGCGATCTCACGCGCCTCGGCCGGCTCACGCGCGAAGTCCAGGACAAGGTCATGGAGTTCCGCATGGTGCCGCTCGTCACGCTGGCGGCACGGCTCGAGCGCGCGGTGCGCGTCACCGCCGAGGAGTGCGGCAAGGCGGCCGATCTCGTGCTCGAGGGGGAGAACGTCGCGCTCGACAAGACGCTGCTCGAAGAGATGAGCGACCCGCTGCTGCACCTGCTTCGCAACGCGGTCGATCACGGGATCGAGACGCCGGCCGAGCGCCTCGCCGCCGGCAAGCCGGCGCGCGGGCGCATTGCCGTGCGCGCGTCTCACGAGGGCACCGACGTCCTCATCGAAGTTCAAGACGACGGCGCCGGCCTGGATCTCGAGCGCATCCGCCGCACGGCCGTCGAGCGCGGGTACGCGTCGGAGGCGGACGCCGGGACGCTCTCGGAAGAAGAGCTCATCGCGCTCGTGTTCGAGCCCGGCTTCAGCACCGCGCGCCGGCTGAGCGAGGTCTCGGGGCGCGGTGTGGGCCTCGACATCGTGAAGGCGAAGGTCACGCGGCTCGGCGGCCGGCTGAGCATCGCCTCCCGCCCGAACGCAGGCGCGACGCTGACCGTCCGCGTCCCGATGACGCTGGCGATCACCCGCATCCTGCTCGTGCGCACGGGCGGGCAGACCGTCGGCCTGCCGCTCGGCGCGGTCCTCCAGATCGCGCGGCCTGACGCGCCGGCCATCACCTCGGTCGGCACCGAGCGCGTCGTGGAGGTCGACGGGCGCACATACCCGCTCCGCGACCTGTCGTCGCTGCTCGATCTGCCGCGTGCGGCCGAGACGTCCGTCAATCGCCCCGTGCTCATCGCGAACCTGGGCGGCCGGCGCATGGCGCTCGTCGTCGACGAGATCGTGCAGAGCCGCGATGCGGTCGTGAAGACGCTCGGGACGCATCTCCGGCGCGTGACGGGCGTCTGGGGCGCCACGCTGCTGGGCGACGGCACCGTCATCCTGATCCTCAATCCAACCGACCTGGCCGGCACCGCCGACCAACCGCGCGTGCGCCCCGCGGCGCCGCGCGCCGCCGCCATCGAGCTGCAGTCGTACACGGTGATGGTGGTGGACGACTCGTTGAGCATGCGTCACGTGCTGTCGAACGCGCTCAAGAAGGCCGGCTGGAACCCGGTGCAGGCACGCGACGGCGTCGAGGCGCTCGAGCTGATCCACCGCGCGTCGGATCCGCCCGACCTGATCCTGCTCGACATCGAGATGCCCCGCATGGACGGCTACGAATTCCTGGCGACGATACGCGCGCAGAGCCAGTACCGCTCGGTGCCGATCGTGATGCTGACCTCGCGCGGCGGCGACAAGCATCGCGAGAAAGCCATGGGGCTCGGCGCCACCGGCTACATCGTGAAGCCGTTCCAGGAGGAGGCGTTGATCCAGCAGGCGGGCGACCTGATCAAAGCCTCGCGCGCGGCACAGAGGAAGGCATCGTGA